The genomic region TAACCAAAACACCACACTGACACTTTCTAATATTTCAGGCATATAACTAGCAATTTTCAATATTGACTGAAATTAAACTTTGATATGATAAAAAAGTTGAGTCATATAGTGGTCATAAGAAAACAAGGTACAgattgtcaaaattaattacatgTCTTCTGTGTTTCTGTAATCTTGTAAACTATATTATTGCTTCTTGGTGACCATTTCATAGTTAAATAAAGACAATCAATTTTATGATAAAATCGAAACCAGGATCTGCCACTGACAGGCTACCACTCTGGACTGATTTGTTCATTAgtaaacagaaaaaaaaaaaaaagaattcctAGATTGCAGGTTCAGACATAGCAAAGGTTTCTATCAAGTGTTTTGCAGTGAAGGACAAAAAGGTTAGACATTGCCACCTCTGTTCTATCAAATTCAGATGTTCCTGTAAGTTCCAAATGGTTCATTTATAATGATTTTCAAGTTTATTTAAAGTTTAATTGTTTTAGCTGAATTGATATCTCATATGCATGAATTcaactttttcatcttttcatGTTGCCTTCAATCTAATTTTGTAAAAAGCTCTAATGATTTCTTTTATCAGGAGGATTTATGTACATTTAAGTCAAACCTGCGACATATTGTAGAAAGCCcctaatttaatatatttttagctACATGCTCTCCGTggtagaaaacaaaataacatggTATAACTGCATAGCACCAGCAGAGAAATTGCAGCCGATACAGTAGCAGTCAAGTTAGGGTTCACAAAATACTCTATAAAAGCATCTCTAATTTAGCAAGTATAATCTCAACTCAACCCTAAGGAATCACTTAATCTGGCTTTAAGTATAATCTATCAACAGTTGTAATGATTTAATCTTGCTTTTAGCCTTTGCATAAGTCCTTTTTATGGAATGATAACAATTTTTATGTTGAAATTTGGTGCTAGAAAATGGTTCCAAGTCAAGAAGTTGGCAAGTAAGCTACCTAGAAAAGAAGCTAAATTAATACATTTGGAACATAGAAAAGGCCCTAGGAGATGCAAAGTGGCTGTAAATGCATTTTGTTCTGAGGTTGGTTATCTCTAAggaaggaagagagagagacaaagaGAATTCTCAGCATCAGTTGATGAAGTTGTGTGTGATATTAACTATAATAAAAGACTGAACCAAACTATGCCCTCATTTCAAAAAAGCAAGCAAGCAATATActatgttttaatttaatttattagcAGCCATGCATCCTTGaggaaatggaaaaaataCTCACCTTTTCTTAACTGTTCATTCCATTTTGACGAGTTTGTCTTTGCTTCTTGTTGCTGCTTTTGCCTTACCTACCTTTCTTCATTTGGGTTTGTAACAAATCAGACTTTTGTTCCCATCAAGACACCGGCATGATCTCTCAtcttcatttcttcttctgaAGAAATGGCTCCTTTCTATAATTTCACCTCCTTTTTAGTGCATCCTCATGGCTtctgtttcaaaatttttagtagCTTCTTTAGGTATTTTTtgcaaataagaaaaagaaaacaagactCATAACGTTTTTAAAAACTTACCCCACCAGCTTCTTCCACATAACAGATATCATTAGTTACTACATTGCTTCTTCCACTCAATAGCTCCTCTTCACCTTTTTCAAGTTAAACAGCAAATTCTACATGTGCAGCCAGCTTCTCTTTTCATCTTTCACATTGTGATGAtttgagaaagagagaagtaaTAGAATCTTCTTCATCTGTTACTGTTTCATCAGATTTTTCTACCTCATTAGCCGCATCTCCACTAATCTTACATGCTTCTAGAGCAGTTCTGTTCTTTGCCATGAAATTGAACTGGGTAGTTTGAGCTGCATTTGACACTCCTTCTATTTCATTTGCTTCCTTAGCAAGAGCTTCATTCTCTCTACTCTTCCTCTAATAATTTAGCTTCTTGGTTATCTTCATTGTTGCTATCAAAATCCAGTTTGGTTGTCTTCACTTCATCATGATGCATGTGAGCCTATATATCTGCAGGTTGCTTCACCCCACAGTTGCTATCTTTCCTGCTTGAAGACTTGGAGGTCCTCATTCTTAGAGCTTTTTGCATAAGTTTTTTCCTTGAACTCTTCAGCCTTTTTGCTAATTCAGCAATGATAATCTTCAGGAAGTCATCTTTCACAGCTTTCCCTCTTTCTTTAATGTCACAGTTGTCTGATCCCATGCTCCAGAAGTCAGAATGAGACTTCACTACAGTAACTTCTGCTTCAAATTCTTTAGTAGCTCTTTTAGCAGTTTCTGAAAAGATATTAACATTTGTCACTGCTGCACCATTAACATTTCTTGAGTTCTCTTTCATCACATATTCCTACTGTTGGCAGAATCTAAACTACCAACTTTTCTTTCAGAACACAGCTCCCTTTTCAACTTGAAACTGTCAGTTGGCATTACCTTGAGTTCAAACCGTTCTTTTCTTAAGTCCAACACCTCTTTGTCACCATCTTCATACAGAATCCTATGTAGGCAATTCTTGTTATCAAAAGCAACAATGCGTCCTGTGAACCATCTGCGTGAACCTGACCAGTAGACCTTGACTCTTTTGCCAACTACAAATTCATTGTCATTCTCCTCCAGATTAACCATGCGGAAAGCAGGAACCTCTTTCCTAGGATGAAGCCTAGACTAACTTTTCTGTGAAGATGAGAAATACGCACAAACTGTTTCTCCATCTGCACCCCTCTTTTGCATCATTGGAGTGTCTATGTTCTTGTTGTCCTCTTTCTGGACAGTGTTGTCTACCTCTGTCTGTCCATTGCCAATGGGAACCCTTTCACCAGTCTGACTCTCCTCCTGCTTAGAGCACTCTGCCTTGGAGTTACCTTTCATAGTCATCTGTTTAGTActttcttttcccttaaaattatcAGTACAATTTTCTGTCAAGCTTTCTGTTCCTCTATATTTACCTCCCTTAGATCTCCCCTTAACAACCTTCCTCATCATTTCTTTTGTCAGACTCCCTATAATCAGGTCAGAATCCTTGGCTATGTCATTTGGTGCCGTCTGCCAGAAGTTTCCCTACAACACAAGTCCATAAATCTTTCTATTGGCTTTCCTGTTAATACCTTATCAGCCATCTTGAGAAGCAGAATATCTAACCTAAATACTTGTGGAATTCAAGTTTAGTCAAGATATATCCAGAAAGGAAACcagaagaaaaacaagagtGCTAAATAAGGGAGCAGTTAGAAGAATAGCCCCAAATCATAGTAGCACATACCATGTTCAAACTCTTGATCTCATCTAAAACCATAAGTACTTATTTAAGTCAGTGTTGCAAGAATTTCTCCTTAAGCCAGAGCTTTTACATGACCTGCAATTCTGGAAATTACAAGGTTTCCTAGTTAAATGCAAAATTCTACAACTCCTTAAGATAATTACCCAAAGTAAGAATTCTTAATGAAATGGAGCCTTGTATGATTGATGAGGAACCATCGACTGTCAGTAACTGACAAGAATGAAAACGTTGAACTACAACCACTATATCATCTCTCAACCCTATCACAGTGAAGAAAAGACCCTAGGTGCCAGAAGTTTTTGGTGCTTACAAGCAACATGGCTGCAGAAGATGACCTAATATTCTAGTATAGAAGAAAACTCATACATCAGATGATATAATTAATGCATTTAAGAAAGCTCACAAGTGAAACAGGAAAAAGCTGATACCTAGGTTCTTCATAGTTTGTAAACTACCAAACAAACCGGAACGATGAAAAAAGGTGAAATCTGTAGAAACAAAGACCCAAACAAATAAATGCAAAGAGAAATCAAAATGTCAGGAGGAATCCATAAGTGCAAAtaacaaaaactttaaaacaagaaaaatagaaaccCATATGCATCAAAGCTTAGAAAACTACCTACATGCCCAACAACCATAGATAGCATTTAGGAATTGGATACCGCATATGCAGGAAAGCATAGAAAATCAGCCATAAACCCTGGCTGGAATGCTGACATAAGTAATCTTTTCAAGGAATCACAACCCTTGAAAGAGTTCTGTGATTTCTTCCGAGTTGTTAGGCTTCAAAAGGGGGCGGGAAATCTAATGGGATATGACATGTGGCTGGCTGTGGATTGGTTTTGTGTTGTGTGTCAACTGTCATGCACTCCTCCAGTAGCCCTCCATCCCATGACCATGAGTGTGGACTGCGGAGTTGTACAGCTTACAAGTTACGACTTAAAGCCAGGGAAAACGTGCCCTTTAAAGTAAAATGATAAGGTGTTGCATCCCAATTCCTAAATAAATGCGCATAAAATTGTTGTTTATTATCTATGAGTTTCTaagttatattatttatttttttaaaggcaaattattatttatttttatattttcctttttgaattACAACTATTTGGCATCTTGAGTAGTAATAATCTAATTTGTggtatattttattatataaaattgttATTAGTTTGTGCctaaaaacatatttagagGTAGGATTATCGATACAtgaataaatcaattaattcataaataaaatattataattagaTTAACatattaatgatgtgtagtAAGACAAACATtattttcattagaaaaacacagattttgatgatgaaatgtttctttcatttttttttatctattttcctttttcctttgaaaaatATGTAGAAGCTAGAAAACATGTAGAAAAAAGAAACGAGTGTTAAGAAGGCATCTTATGTGCATAAATCACTGCAATTGAAGTGAAGCTGGATTTTACAACTAAAGACAGAGGGTACTAGTAAATGCCGCTGAGTGCTGAGTTGCGAGTTGCAAATTGCAACAGAAAGCCAAGCACAGTTAGCCACGTGTCACAACCCAACAACATTCCCGCCACATTTCAAAGCTGACATGGCTTTGAGCGTGTTGTTTGTGCCCATCCAATGCTTACATTATAGAAAGCCCAACAAAGTGGACACAGCGCTTGTAACTTACCAACAAACCTCACCTGGCACATTGTAGCTTACTTGAACTGACACTCAGGCTTGTCCtgtcttttcttcttttgtttttattttccctCTCTTGCTCGCCAAGAAGCAGTTTTGGCCTTTTGGGTATTTTTGTTTCTCACTGTGTAAAGAAGAGAGGGTTTTAAAgattcttttgtgtttttgagGGTCTCAGTTGAGAAAGCTTTTGGGGTTGTTCATAGTTTGCAAAGCCAAAGCTTTTGTGTGACTGCAATTCAAGGTTAGCTGCCTTGCctcttgttcccttcctttggTTTATACATTTTATTGGCTACATTTCTTATCTATCTGCATTTCCTGATTTTTGCATGTCaaagttttcaattttcaatttttctaatCTAGGTAAAGGTTATGGTTTTCAGTTCATCAGTTGTACCAATTCTTTGGATTGGAGGTTCTTTTGTCAAAACTGGGCCTCtgggttttttgtttttggctaAAGGTTAAGTCTTTATGTGCTTTTCTGtgaaaattcttctttcaagcGATTCTGATACCCAAAAACTTCGAACTTCCTGAAAGAAAAACAGTTATAACAAAGCCATCTTAATAATTCCCTTGAAATCACCCTAGTTTTCACCTTCTTTCTGCTATAAAATTATCTGATCACCATTTGACTATAGTCAGGTTCTTCGTTTATGAAGGGGTTTTATGTGAcatttggtttttattttcatttttaagcTTTAATTATGATGTGTTTCTGGCCATTGGGGTTTTTTGCCTTAAGGATTCAACTTTTTGATAATGTTGGTTTCAAGCCTCTCTTGAATGTCTTCAACTCATTTTATTCAAGATAACAAGGTCTTTACTGATGAATCTGGGGTTTCCAGTATCAGTCGTCTGGTCATTAGTCTTGGATTTATTTGCTTATCACTTTTATATTCCTCTTAAAAGTTCTTattgtttcaaaaaaaaaaaattgacaccGAATGCCATGTTTAGACTGCTTTAATTTCACCCAGCTTTTTCTTAATTCTCGTGATTGTACATGACTTAGCTCTATGTTTATATAGTTTTAGTCTTCAATTCTAATGATGAAGGCTTCTAATGtgaaaaaatagataaataagtAGAGTGTAGGTACCTGTGTGTCATGATCAAGTTCATCTTTTTGTTCATAAAAAGGTatctttttcccttaaaaaaAACTAGTATCTTTTTTACCAGACCACAAAGGCAAAGGTTTCAAGCTTTTAATCAGAGTCATCTTCTCTGAGCTATCTTGTGtgtctcttctttttcttcttgaattCTTACACCTCAATTGTTATTGCTCAAGCAATTTTACACATTCAAACTACTAACTGTCATCAGACACAAGCTCCCAAGTAGCATCCTGCAAATTTGACAAGCAAAGAGTTCCAAAACTTCAATGCCTTCTACAGTAGGGTTTAGAGAGGTTGAAGAGAATAATGGACTAGCAACACACTATGCAATTTGACAAACCTTTTCCCTGACCATTTAAAATGTTGTGATGATTATTGGACCTTCAGGAGTTCCACTTGACTTAAACTCAGAAATCTTAAGAACTTTACTCTTAATAGGCTTGATGTGACTGCTTCTGTTTCACTGTTTCTACCTGCTTAACTGGTGTGTTCTCATCCAACAAACTTCAGAGAATTAGTCCAGCCTAATGGAATCCCTGGAGTTTGATGGTTGTGAATTTGATGAACTAGGTGATGAtaccacataaaatgttcTGTGTTGAGTTTTAGGGAATTTCTTGAATCATTTCAAGTTTAATACATATTGCTTAATTTCTATTCAATGCGTGGGCATTTCAATACTCAACCATCTAAATTATGAGCAttgcaaaatattttccatgcttCATTAAAGCTTTAGCCGGAAGCTGTTCTGCATAGGGCCTAAAACAATTCCATTTCATCCATTGCTACACCTGTAAGAATATCAGCGACAGCATATATCTCCTATTAACATGTATAACTCAATATAAACACTTACAAAAACTtcttttggaaatttttgagatCAAGGAGCATCCCTTATAACTTAGGTCCTCTCTGCAGCCATTTTACTTGTAGCCTCTAAGACTTTGCTTAATCCATCATACCTAGGGTCCTTTCTTCACTGCCATAGGGTTGAGAAAAATTAAACGTGTGTGTAgttcaattattttcaatttctgTCAGGTCAGTTATGGATGGTTGATGGTTCCTCATGACTAATACAAGGCTCATTTCAGAAAGAACTCTTACTCTGGGCAATTGTCTTGAGGGAATGAATAATTTTGCATTTAACTAGAAACCCTTGTAATTTGATTGACAAATATTCTAGAATTCCAAGTCATGCAAGAGGTCTGGGTTGAGGAGAAGTTCTTGCAACACTAAATAACTTAAATAAGCATTTATGGCTGTGGATGAGATCAAGAGTTTAAACATGTTGTATGTTACTTTGAGTTGGGACTATCTTCTAAATTCATTATTTGGTACCCTTCATTTTCCTTCTGGTTTCCTTTCTGAATACGTGTCAACAACACTTCAATTTTGTAAGTTTTCAGGTTTGATATTCTGTTTCTCAAGATGGCTGATAAGGTAGCAGAAAGGgccaataagaaaatatatggACTTGTGTATTCTAGGGCAAGCACTGGCAGAGGCAAACCAAATGAGATAGCCGGGGATGATGACCTAATTATAGGGAGTCTGCCGAAAGAAATGATGATGAAGCTTGTTAGTGGGAGATCTAACAGTGTTAGATACAGAGCAAAAGAAAGCTTGACAGAAAAttgtattgaaaattttaagggaaaagaaagTACAGAAATGATAACTATGAAAGGTAAGTCCAAGGCAGAGTGCTCTAAGCGGGAGGAGAGTCAGACTGGTGGAGGGGTTCCCATTGGCAATGGACAGGTAGAGGTAGACAACACTGTCCAGAAAGAGGACAACAGGAACGTAGTCACTCCAATGAAGCAGAAGAGGGGTGCAGATGGAGAAATAGTTCGTGCATATTTCTCATCTTCAGAGAAAAGTTTGTCTAGGCTTCGTCCTAGGAAAGAGGTACCTGCTTTTCGCATGGTTAATCTGGAGGAGAGTGACAATGAATTTGTAGTTGGTAAAAGAGTCAAGGTCTACTGGTCAGGTTCACGCAGATGGTTCATAGGACGCATTGTTGCTTTTGATAACAAGAATAGGCTGCATAGGATTCTGTATGAAGATGGTGATGAAGAGGTGTTGGACTTAAGGAAAGAACGTTTTGAACTTGAGGTAATACCAACTGACTGTTTCAAGTTGAAAAGTGAACCCCATTCTGCTGGAAAAGCTGATGGATTGGATAGTGGCAATGTTAGAGAAGCTGTGATGAAACAGAACTCAACAGATCTTACTAGTGCAAAATCAATGACAAAGAGTTCAGAGTCCAAGcagaaaaaagaagcaaagaaaGAGGGCCAAAGGACAAGCCGCAAAACGTACAGGAAGGGCACTGAAGCTACTTTGGAGGATTTGGTCTCTAATGTGGCTGTGATCCCAGAGAAAGTTGATGAACTAGTAACTAATAAGGCCAGTGACATGGAAAAACCTGGTCAGGCAAGTCCTGAAGAAGATGAATCTAATTTCATTTCAGAAGTTGTCAAAGAAGCTACTGAGGAGTTTGAAGCAGAAACAACTGTAGGTAAGTCTCATTCTGAGTTCTGGAGCGTGGGATCGGACAACAGTAGGATTAAAGAAAGTGGGAAAGCTGTGGAAGATGACTCCTTAAAGATCAGCATCGCTGAATTAGCAAAAAAGCCAAAGGGTTCAAGGAAAAGACTTATGCCAAGAGCTAAAAGAATGAGGACCAATAAAGCTTTAAGTAGAGAATTTGGCAATGTTGAGGAGAAGCTGGAGGCAGATATGAAGTCTCACGTTCAGTGTGATGAAGTAAAGACCACAGAAATGGATATTGATATCAACATTGAGGCAATGGAAGTTAATCTTCAGAACATTAGCAGTGAAACACTTGGAAAGAAAGCAAGTGAAGGAGATGAAACATCAAATGAAGCTTCATTTACTACACTGGATCTCACTTCAAAGGACAAAACTGCTAAAGGATCTGGTGATGCCAGTAGAAATGCTGCTAATGAGGTGGAAAACCTGACAAAGACAGAAAATAGAACAGCTGAACAAGCTGTCATTCCTGGTCTGCTCTTAAACCCTCATGATGTCAAAGATGAGAGGGAGGTCCTGGCTGCTCATCAAATGGAATTGGCTGCTTCCATTAACAAGGGTGAAGATGAATTAATAAGTGGGATCACCAGTGTTCAAAGATTTGAACATATTGACAGCATGAATACTAACCGTGAGACAGAATCTATCCTGGAAGCTGAGAGCATGAAGCCCTGTGAATCATCTAACTGTCTGCAGCCTGTTGTAAGTCCAGAAGAACCAAAGCCATATGTTTTGCAGGGAAAAGTCAAATTGGAGAATAGTGAATCTGATAAAGAATCCAAAGAAGGCATGGACTTCATCAGTGTGAAAAATGAAAGCTATTCTAGCAAGGAAAGCCAAAGCAATAATGGTGCTGCAAGCTGAAGTAGTCCTGGAAAATCTGCAGTTTAAACAAAGTAAGTGTGTTTTTTAAGCCTAAAGGTTATTAAAGTAGGTGGGCGTCTATATCCTTTGACTTGGCATTGGTTTTCTTTAAGCATGTGTCATTTACTTTGTTCACCGCACATCTTCAAATTCTACTTGTGTTATTTGGACTCTGTGGAAAGACTTTATGTTCATTACTGATTCTCTTTCTCCAGATGGTAATTGATTCTGAGAACAAAGTTGTGTTTGCACTTGTAATTGGTTTGTGTATCAGCTGTTAATGCAATTACATATGTGAATGTGTTATAAAAGAATTTCTTTCTATCTTTTCtgcctttttcttcctctgcAAACATCTATGTTATGTTATTCATAaagattttgatgaaataatATAATCCTTCAGGCCACTAAAATGTGAATATCTAATTATTCCTTTgcagaagtaaaataaatcaaGATTTTTGTATTGACCATTAATGCTTATGAGTTCTTGTCTTTGGTAGGGATTGCTAATGATTTCCCTAGTATCTTGACCGCAGGTCACTATTCTACAATTATCTTGtacatatttttgtaaatcAACCTACACCTTTCATCCAAtgtcaattttgaaaatttgtattgtttaatttttgcaggtaaatatatattgacaGACATATGAAGGAGTTTTTGGATGCCATGAACCCTGGATTATCAAGATTCAGCAATGTTGGCAAGCCAGCAACTTCTCATGGAAATAGGAGGCTTAGCTGAGATGTGCATAGAGATGGTGACTTGATAGGGAGACAAAGAAACGGGTAGGCTAACATGGCAATTCTGAAGTTAGACACAGAAATGGGTAGAACAACAAGACAATACCAAAGTCGAGTAGCTTCTGGggaaaaaaatattgtcaTTTTTGTCTGTTGGAGAAAAGATGAAACCATACTATCTTCACCAGTCATTACCTGGTGCATGTTCTATATTAACTATGTTATTTCATGAATGAGGTTTATATGTTGAATGATTTCAGCTCTCTTATTACCCATGACCTCTGTTGGTATCTTGTTACCTGCAGTTGGCTTTGAGTAATTAGATGTAATGGGTGAATGGCTATTCTCTCCAAAGCTGTTATAACAATTATTGATAGATGTTTCTGAAACGTTTGATCTGATGGGTTAATGGCAATTCTCTCAGCAGCCGTTAGCCTGCTAAAATCATATTGATTTTTCTGAGGAATTTAGGATGTGCTTTGCACCTTCAGCAATGCAGTTATCAGTTTAATTTATAGCCAACAAAACCGAGGGGTACCTCTTCTATGACCGGCTCCTGCTTTCCAGTGGGATACAAGCCCCACCAAAAGCCCCATAGAATCTTCCTTGTCCTTTCACTCATTGAAGAGGCACTGTCCTATTCAAAGCATTGTGTTGGTGTACACAAAAGGTAACTCCAAACCAAAACTCAATGAATTGCCAGGATTTTCTCACCTGACCTTTAAACTTGCAAGAAATTTTCCGCGATGACAAATTGCAGCACTCAGTCAATCTGGAATCTGAAACAATGCCAGGTGGTTTAATATTTCTTCGTGGGATTTCTCACTCTTTTggcatttattttatatatatatatatttcaccCTGTAAgctcactttttttttagtaGAGAATGATAATTGCTAGTCGCagccaaaatataaaaatcaaggaGCAAAGGGCCCATTGGAAAAAGAGGCCATGCGCCCTTTTTCCATAAAAGCGGTGGTCCGCAATCTGTCTAGTTCAGTAGGGTACTGCTGATATGTTTAAAAAGGGTATGGGTGGGAATCAAAAAATGTATTTGATATTGTTGCCACTAtcttatttattgaaaaaataatgatatttcatAAACTTCAATAATACATTATTTAGCTACAAAAGATGTTAagtattttatattaacaaATTCATCATGAGCTTTGTTGTaaatatgaaaagaaattgggCTCGCGCGTACATAAAATCGAGCCAAATTTTCAGAAAGTGTGAAATTTTTCCTTATTAGAAAAGATACACGTGAGCTAACCCAAGTgatattttatactttagtagttttttttttatcttatcttGACTCAGTCCTTTTACTGTGGTAAAGAAAGAATTAGTCTTTAATTGAATCAGATTCAATCTTTTTTACCTATGTTTTGTAATGTTGATTTTACCTTGTcttttagaatattttataaagttataaaaattagtCTTTGcttgaatcaaattcaatcTTCCAGActattttataaagttataaaattaatctttgattgaatcaaatttaatcCTTTTACCTATATTCTCTAACATTcattttacttgatttttaatattttataacgtTATCTTTTTACTTATATTCTGTAACGTTCATTTTACCTAAtcttccaaaatattttataaaattataaaaattagtctttgattgaatcaaattcaatcCTTTCACCTATATTCTGTAACATTCATTTTACctgatttttcaaaatattttataacgtTATCCTTTTCCCTATCTTCTATAACGTTTGAtcttctaaaatattttataaagttataaaaattagtctttgattgaattaaattcaatacTTTTACCTATATTCTATAACATTCATTTTACCTGATTTTTCAGAATATTTTATAATGtgatagaatattttatttttattttttcttgattCTCTCTCATCTTTATAAATACTAACCTCAACCTTCATTCTCAACGCACTTCAATTCTCACATATTCTCTTCTCAGCTTTCTTGCCATCTCATCTCTACTTcccttgctttttttttttttttgttattactttttttgttgttcttgATATCCTTGATAGTTTGTGTAAACTAATCAAAGAGAGTCTAGTGAATCTTAAAGAATAACCGTTACATTCCTTTGAAATTAAGTTTCGCACTTTAAAGGGCAAAAATGATCAGATGTTACAATAATCTTAACCTCAGACTTCTTTTTACTTTCACttgctttattattttttcatttatttatcaaTTGTTACAACAATCTTAAGGATAATATTCAAATTGGTGGAAGATGTGGTTGGTCTTTGCCTTCATGGAGACATAAAGGAGAATGCATGGGTGAAAAGGCTACACAAACTCAATCAGGTTGTGTTTTCTagacttaaattaatttatttgattttaagccCATGTTTGATTTGACATGTCACAATAATGCAATGAATTTTACAtgtagaaaataaattttgaactCCATAGCTTGTTGACAAGTTTAAGTTAGAGATAaaattttagtgaaaatttAGCACTGGGCCTTATTGTATACTTGTCGTATTAAATTATAAGTTTtagtgttaaatttttatgatgtGATCATATTGATTCTAGTTTTAGTGATAACAAAGCCTTGAATTTAAGATAAAGTTTACCACTATCTTTGTCATCATGCATATGAGATTCTTAATTTTCTTCGCACtgtatttttcttgttgaaactAATGTCGTTGCCTAGCTCCAGCTTGGGTAGGTGAAGCCTTTCACTAGTTAgatatttgaatatttcgcTTCTTCgatgattgaaaaaaaaaattaactttttcttGGGTTAAAGAATgacaaaactattttaatatttcaaaatattaactttttcctttttatcatagagaaaaatataatttgcTTAATTTGGACCCCTTATACATGTCCAAAGTAAATTTTGTATAATACTACTAATGTAAATCTTCTAAATTATATAAGTGTGGTTTGTGTGATTCAGAGGTTACAATCATTTTGGTttctcaaaatgaaaaagaattggaATGAAATAAATGCGTGCTTGGTTGGGGGAATGAAATAGTCATTCTTCATCTATTCTCATTTCTTCGATAAAGTTGTATTTGATTCAATAGAATGGTTATTTTGAGGAATAGTCATTTCAAAAGAGGCTTAAATAGTCATTACCAAAACCCTTTGGTAATGGCTATTTTGAATTATtgagaataagaaaa from Theobroma cacao cultivar B97-61/B2 chromosome 9, Criollo_cocoa_genome_V2, whole genome shotgun sequence harbors:
- the LOC18589853 gene encoding uncharacterized protein LOC18589853 — translated: MADKVAERANKKIYGLVYSRASTGRGKPNEIAGDDDLIIGSLPKEMMMKLVSGRSNSVRYRAKESLTENCIENFKGKESTEMITMKGKSKAECSKREESQTGGGVPIGNGQVEVDNTVQKEDNRNVVTPMKQKRGADGEIVRAYFSSSEKSLSRLRPRKEVPAFRMVNLEESDNEFVVGKRVKVYWSGSRRWFIGRIVAFDNKNRLHRILYEDGDEEVLDLRKERFELEVIPTDCFKLKSEPHSAGKADGLDSGNVREAVMKQNSTDLTSAKSMTKSSESKQKKEAKKEGQRTSRKTYRKGTEATLEDLVSNVAVIPEKVDELVTNKASDMEKPGQASPEEDESNFISEVVKEATEEFEAETTVGKSHSEFWSVGSDNSRIKESGKAVEDDSLKISIAELAKKPKGSRKRLMPRAKRMRTNKALSREFGNVEEKLEADMKSHVQCDEVKTTEMDIDINIEAMEVNLQNISSETLGKKASEGDETSNEASFTTLDLTSKDKTAKGSGDASRNAANEVENLTKTENRTAEQAVIPGLLLNPHDVKDEREVLAAHQMELAASINKGEDELISGITSVQRFEHIDSMNTNRETESILEAESMKPCESSNCLQPVVSPEEPKPYVLQGKVKLENSESDKESKEGMDFISVKNESYSSKESQSNNGAAS